The following proteins are co-located in the Triticum aestivum cultivar Chinese Spring chromosome 1A, IWGSC CS RefSeq v2.1, whole genome shotgun sequence genome:
- the LOC123075309 gene encoding obtusifoliol 14-alpha demethylase-like, with the protein MELTRIIWLASFPILVTIVFTGMAWLQRRATFSPTTKRSPPLPPEAAGAPLLGILPSLLTKGPLQVIRDAHAEMGSVFTVSLLHRKVTFLVGPDVSSHFFQGLDSEISQDEVSQFTIPTFGPGVAFDVDFATRREQFRFFGDAMKPVKLRTYARLMVQEVEEYFARWGPTGTVDLKKELEHLITLVASRCLFGEEVRAKMLGEVATHLHELNDGMRLVTILFPHLPILAHRRRDTARARLGEIFSGIVSSRKTSYPDGGPNDMLQCLIDSRYKDGRATTETEVVGMLVSALFAGQHTSSSTGTWTGARLLAHANGNHLRAAVQEQEQIVERHGDRVDYEVLQEMDILHRCVKEVLRLHPPAMMLLRHARRSFTVRTREGDEYQIPEGRTVASPLVIHNRLPHVYKDPERYEPDRFGPGRGENGAGEAFSYTAFGGGRHACVGEAFAYMQIKVIWSHLLRNFEMEMVLPFPETNWNVVMPGPKGKVMVRYNRRMSAAA; encoded by the exons ATGGAATTGACAAGAATCATTTGGCTAGCATCTTTTCCTATTTTGGTCACAATTGTGTTCACCGGAATGGCGTGGCTACAGCGACGAGCGACGTTCTCCCCAACAACCAAACGTTCACCACCTCTGCCGCCCGAGGCTGCAGGGGCTCCCCTTCTTGGGATCCTCCCATCACTTCTCACCAAGGGCCCGCTGCAAGTGATCCGCGATGCCCACGCAGAGATGGGGAGCGTGTTCACAGTGAGTCTGTTGCATCGCAAGGTGACCTTCCTAGTTGGGCCAGATGTGTCGAGCCATTTCTTCCAAGGGCTCGACTCGGAGATCAGCCAGGACGAGGTTTCACAGTTCACCATTCCGACCTTCGGCCCCGGCGTCGCCTTCGACGTAGATTTCGCCACTCGTCGCGAGCAATTTCGCTTCTTCGGCGATGCGATGAAGCCGGTCAAGCTTAGGACCTACGCTCGCCTCATGGTGCAAGAAGTTGAG GAATACTTTGCGAGATGGGGACCAACCGGCACGGTTGacttgaagaaggagctggagcaCCTCATCACGCTCGTCGCCAGCCGGTGCTTGTTCGGGGAGGAGGTCCGGGCCAAGATGCTGGGTGAGGTCGCAACGCACCTCCATGAACTCAATGACGGCATGCGTCTCGTCACCATCCTATTCCCGCACCTGCCGATCCTGGCGCACCGCAGACGCGACACGGCGCGCGCTAGGCTCGGCGAGATATTCTCCGGCATCGTTAGTTCCCGCAAAACAAGCTACCCCGATGGTGGCCCAAACGACATGCTGCAGTGCCTGATCGATTCCAGGTACAAAGACGGCCGCGCCACCACCGAGACGGAGGTCGTCGGGATGCTGGTCTCGGCGCTGTTCGCGGGGCAGCACACAAGCTCCAGCACGGGCACGTGGACTGGAGCGCGCCTCCTCGCGCACGCCAATGGCAATCACCTGCGCGCTGCCGTCCAGGAGCAGGAGCAGATTGTGGAGCGGCACGGGGACCGCGTGGACTACGAGGTCCTGCAGGAGATGGATATCCTCCACCGCTGTGTCAAGGAGGTTCTGCGGCTCCACCCGCCGGCGATGATGCTGCTGCGCCACGCGCGGCGGAGCTTCACCGTGCGAACCAGGGAGGGCGACGAGTACCAAATCCCGGAGGGGCGTACGGTCGCAAGCCCGCTAGTGATCCACAACCGTCTCCCGCATGTGTACAAGGACCCGGAGAGGTACGAGCCGGACCGGTTCGGCCCCGGCAGAGGGGAGAACGGGGCCGGCGAAGCGTTCTCGTACACGGCGTTCGGTGGTGGGCGGCATGCCTGCGTGGGCGAGGCGTTCGCGTACATGCAGATCAAGGTGATATGGAGCCACCTGCTGAGGAACTTCGAGATGGAGATGGTGTTGCCATTCCCTGAGACGAACTGGAACGTGGTCATGCCGGGGCCCAAGGGGAAGGTCATGGTCCGCTACAACAGGAGGATGTCAGCGGCCGCGTAA